Part of the Kitasatospora sp. NBC_01266 genome, CCGGCTGGTGCCTTACCAGGCGGTGATCGGTCGGCGCGAGGCCGCCGCGCAGCTGGTCGCGCCGCGCCTGCGGGACGGGCGCCGGCCGCAGGTGCTGCCGGTGGCCGAACTGGTGTCCCGGATCGGGGCGGTGGTGGCGGCACGGCGCGGTGAGCTGTGGGCCGACGCGGTCGGGTGAGCCGTGGGTCGATGCGGCTGGTCGGGCAGATGATCTGACGGATCATCAGCTGTCTTCCCAGGTCGGCGAGTCGGCGGTTTCCGGTCGGTGCCGGGTGCGAGGCTGGGCGGCGCCAGGAACCATGCGTACGCCAGTGTCTGTTGAGAGGAGAGGTGCTGTGCTCACCACCGACTTCGTGCCCGGCTCCCCGTGTTGGATCGATCTCGGCGCGCCCGACGTCGCCGCCGCCGGCGCGTTCTACAGCGCCGTGTTCGGCTGGGCGGTCGAGTCCTTCGGCCCGGAGGCGGACGGCTTCAGCTTCTTCCGGGTGGACGGCAAGGCCGTGGGTGCCGTCGGCCGGCTCACCGAGCCGGGCGCCCGCTCGGCCTGGACGGTCTACTTCAGTACCGCTGAACTGGACGCGCTCGCCGAGGCCGTCCGCCAGGCGGGCGGCATCGTGCGGGTCGCCCCGGCGGAGGTCGGCAAGGAGGGGCGGCTCGCGCAGTTCACCGACCCGCAGGGCGGCCGGTTCGCGGCCTGGCAGGCGAGCGAGATGGCGGGCCTGGAGCTCACCGACGCGCCCGGCAGCCTCTGTTGGACCGAGCTGTACACCACCGACGCGGCCGCCGCCAAGCAGTTCTACGGCGGCCTCTTCGGCTGGCAGAGCAGCGACGTCGCGATGCCCGGCGGCGAGGGCACCTACTCGCTGCTGACCCCGGCCGGCCTGCCGCCGGAGCGGCAGTTCGGCGGCCTGCTGGAGCTGGCGCCGGAGGACCTCGCGCTGACCGGTGGCCTGCCCTACTGGCACCCCGTCTTCACGGTGGCCGACTGCGACGCCACCCTCGCCAAGGCCACCGCGAACGGCGGCACCCTCCAGATGGGTCCGGTCGACGCCCCGGGGATCGGCCGGATGGCGATCTGCGTCGACCCGGCGGGCGCCGACTTCGTCCTGCTCACCCCGCCGAAGGAGTGAGACGCGCCCCGGGTCCCGGCCGCTGACGGAGCCTCACAGCTCCGGTGCCAGCCGCGCCCAGGGGCGTTCGGCCTCCAGCTGGGCGGCGAGCGCGAGCAGGGTGCCCTCGCTGCCCAGCGGGCCGACGAACTGCACACCCAGCGGCAGGCCGTCCGGCGTCCGGTAGGTCGGCACGCTCATCGCCGGCCGGCCGGTGAGGTTGGCCAGCTGGGTGTACGGCGTGGCCGAGAGGTTGGCGATCACGGCGCGTTCCCAGGCCTTGGTACCGACCAGGGTGCCCAGTAGCCCCAGCCGCAGCAGCACCTTGGCCACCGCGCGCACCGGCCGGGGCGTGTCGAGTTCGCCGATCCGCACGGGGGGCCGGGCCAGCGTCGGGGTGAGCAGCAGGTCGTAGCGGGTGTGGAAGGCGGCCAGCTCGCGGTTGTAGGTGTTCCAGCGCTGGTAGGTGGTGTAGTAGTCGGGGGCCCGCAGGGCGCGCCCGGCGGCGGCCAGCAGATGGGTGTCCAGCTCGAAGCCCTCGTGCCCAGCGCCGGTGGTGCGGCGGATCTCGGCCACCGTGTGGGCGGTCTGGACGCACCACATGGAGAGGAAGTCGAGCGCGAGGCGGTACTCGTCGATGCCGGTCTCGGCGGGCTCGACCTCGTGGCCGAGCGCGCCGAGCAGCCTGGCCGCGTCCTCGACGGCGGCCACGGCCTGCGGGTGAACCTCGGTGCCCAGCGGGGAGCGGGTGCTGAAGCCGATCCGCAGGCGTTCGGGCGTCCGGCGGGCGAGTTCGGCGTACGGCGCGGCGGGCCGGGCAGTGAGGTAGGGGCCACCCGGGTCCGGCGTGCCGGTGAGCACGTCGAGCATCGCCGCCGAGTCGCGCACGCTGCGCGAGAGCACGCCGTCGGTCGCGGCGCCCATCAGATGCTCGGCGGCCAGCGGGCCGGCCGGGACCAGGCCGCGCCCCGGCTTGAGGCCGAAGAGCCCGCAGCAGGCCGCCGGGATCCGGATCGAGCCGCCACCGTCGTTCGCGCCCGCCATCGGCACGACGCCGGCGGCCACGGCGGCCGCCGAGCCGCCGGAGGAGCCGCCGGGGGTGCGGGCCAGGTCCCACGGGTTGCGGGTCGGGCCGTTCGCCTCCGGCTCGGTGATGCCCTTGGCACCGAACTCCGGGGTGTTGGTCTTGCCGAAGACCACCAGTCCGGCCGCCAGCCAGCGGCTCACCACCTCGCTGTGCCGCTCGGCGGGGCGGTCCCGCAGCGCCCGGCAGCCGCTGCCGGTGGGCAGCCCGGCGTAGTCCTGCATCAGGTCCTTGAGCAGGAACGGCACCCCCGCGAACGGCCCGGTCAGCTCCTGGCCGGCGCGGCTCCTGGCCGGCTCGTGCATCGGCGTCACGATGGCGTTCAGCCTGCCGTTGACGGCCTCGGCCCGGGCGATCGCCAGCTCGAGCAGCTCGGTCGCGCTCACCTCACCGGCCGCGACCAGCCCGGCCAGGCCTGTGGCGTCGTGGCTGCGGTACTCGGTGTAGTCCACTGGGCGGTCCTCCGGGAGGGACGGTGCGGCACGGGCGGGAAGGCGGGCGCGAGACGGTGACGGGTGGTCGGGCTGTCGGGGCATCGGGTCATCGGGCTGTCGGGGATCGTACGCGTGGCCCGCCGCCCGCCGGAAAGGGGCCCTGGGCCGGGCAGGTTCGTCAGGACGCCGGCTCGGTGGTGCCCTGCGCCCGGGCCAGCCAGGGCACCAGCAGCTGTGCCCGCAGCCGACTGGCGGCGGCCGGCCCCGGCCGGCCGCCGCGCCCGGGTGCGGCTCAGTCGCTCAGCACGGCCAGTTCGAGGCCGCGCAGGCGCGCGGGGTCGGCGATCACCTGGTAGCCGGTGATCAAGTCGTCCTCGGTGGTGAAGGTTAGCGTGAGCAGCAACCGGCCGTGCGGGGCGACCACCAGGCCGACGGCGCCGTCGACCAGCGCCACCGCCGCGAACCGCGCGCGCCGGCCGAAGACCAGCGTCCCCCGCGCCACCTCCAGCGCCCCGCGCACCAGCTGTGCCCCGCCCGCCGGCAGTGCGGCGGGGTCGGCCCGGCGCACCACGTCGGGGGCCAGCAGCGCGAGCAGCGTGTCCAGGTCACCACCCCGGGAGGCGGCCAGGAACGCCTCGACCACCCGTCGCTGGCGGGCCAGTTCGGTCGGCGGCGCGGCCGGGGTGCCCTGGACGCGCTGCCGGGCCCGGCTGGCGAGCTTCTTGGCGGCCACCGGAGTCCGCTCCACGATCGGTGCGATCTGGTCGAACGGCACGGCGAACAGGTCGTGCAGCACGAAGGCCACCCGCTCCGCCGGGCCCAGCCGGTCCAGCACCACCAGCAGCGCGCGGCCGACCGAGTCGAGCAGCAGCGCCTCGTGCTCCGGGTCACCGCCGTCGGTGGCCTCGGCGACCCGGTCGGCGGTCGGCTGGTCGACCAGTTCCTCGCGGCGGGCGGCGCGCGAGCGCAGCAGGTCGAGGCAGACCCGTGAGACGACGGTCCGCAGCCAGGCCGCGAGGTTCTGGATCTGGTCGGCCTCGGCGCGGCTGAGCCGCAGCCAGGCCTCCTGCACCGCGTCCTCCGCCTCGGCGGCCGAGCCGAGCATCCGGAACGCCACGGCGCGCAGCGGTCCGCGCTCCGCCTCGAAGCGGTCGGCCAGGATCTCCTGCTGGTCCATCGGTCACCTTTTCTCGCAGTGGTTCGTCGCTGTACTGACGGACGCAAGTCAACCTAGGTGACAGGGAGATCCCATGACCGGCCTGCTTCTTCACGTGGATTCCAGCATCGGTACCGCCGAGGAGTCGGTCAGCCGGCGGCTGACCGCGCTCTTCGCGCAGACCTGGCGGGCGCGGCACGGCGCGGCCGACCACCGCTACCGGGACCTGGCCGCCGACCCGGTGCCGCTGCTCGGCCCGGCCTACGGGCGGCTCGGCAGGCGGGTGGACGAGCACGGTCGGGTCGCGCCGGCGAAGGTGGCCGCGCTGGTCGAGGGCCCGGCCGAGGAGCGCGAGTGGGCGCTGACCCGGCCGCTGATCGACGAGGTGCTCGCCGCCGGCACCGTGCTGCTCGGCGTGCCGATGTACAACTTCGCGATCCCGGCCGGGCTGAAGGCCTGGATCGACCGGATCACCTTCCCCGGCGCCTTCACCGACCCCGACTCCGGCGAGAGCCGGCTGCGCGGCACCCGGGTGGTGGTGGTCACCGCGCGTGGCGGCGGCTACGGGCCGGGGACGCCGCGCGAGGCCTTCGACTTCCAGACGCCCTACCTGCGGGCGTACTTCGGCAGCCTCGGAGTGGCCGAGTCGAACCTGCACTTCGTGCACGCCGAGCTGACCCGGGCGGCGGCACTGCCCGCGCTGGCGCCCTACCGCGAGCTGGGTGCGGCCTCGCTGACGGCGGCCCAGGAGGCGGTGCTGGAACTGGCCGCGCTCTGAGTCGGCACGCTGCCATGGACACCTGCGAACCGTCCGCAGGAAGCTCGGGGCCGCCGGCAATACGCACGCGATTGCGGTTGCCGCGCTGCTGGGCCTGATCGCCGTGCCGGTAGTCCCCGTCCGACTGCCAGGTCCACCTCGCCTCGGCCAGGTGCCGAACTCCGTCGGCAGCTCCCGTCACGGCCCGCCCCTCCTGAACCGCCAGATCACCCCCGCGAACTGCTGCCGCAGCCGCTCCGGGGACGGGCCGTACCCGCCGATCGGCAGGTACGGCCCCCCGCGAACTGCTGCCGCAGCCGCTCCGGGGACGGGCCGTACCCGCCGATCGGCAGGTACGGCCCGGTGAACTCCTGGTCCGCATATGTCAGTTGCTGTCGTGTCAGACAGCCTGATCTGCCGGACCAGGCATCGCCGCTGGGCGGATCCACAGATTGACCACAACCAGATGCACGCTCCTAGGCGTAACAGTAGGCGGTCCCCTCGGCATACCAGGTGCCGTTGGCCTGCTCGCCGGTCTGCTCGTTGGTGATGCCGGCCAGGCAGTCCTGCTGCTGCATTTCTGCCATCATGGCCTGAACCGCGGCAGCCTGCGTGGGGCCGTAAGCGATGAAGGAGCCCTGCTTGGGCGGGCCCCCAATCGGCTGCGCCGATGCCACACCAGCGAGCGAGACGCTCGCGAGCAGTGCCGCCGCGACGACGGTCGCGGCCTTCTTGAACATCATGGATGCCTCCACGGATCGTCGATGAGGGTGTCGTCGATACCTGCGCTCGGCAGCATGGCATCAACTGTGGTCGACCGCCAGAGGGTGGAAGTTCATACCAGCTAAGACTTGTGATGCTCCGTCACCTCTTGCCCGACGTTGGCCGTCCACCGTCCTGGCCCCTCTCGCCGAGGGCATCGTGCGACGCGCCGATGTTTTGCCGGCCGGATGCTCGCGACCCGGTCCACCGCTGACGCCGACCATGCGGGCTGTCGTCCAGGGCGTCGCGGTGTTCCCCGGTGCAGCGATCCCGTACGCGTACCGATCTGTTGGCAGTAAGGCAGGCGCCCGTCAGGCTTCGTCCTGGTCGACGCGCTCGATCTCGGCCAGGAGGGTCAGCCCGGTGGCGTCGCGGCGGACGGTGAGGGTCTTCACCTCGGCGTGGGCCGCGGCGTGGACCACGGCGGTGATGTCCTCCTCCTCGCGTTCGATCAGCGGCCAGTTGGCGCCGTACTTCATGGCGACCGCGAGCGGGTTGCCGGTGGCGATGTTCGAGAAGTAGAAGGTCCCACCGGGCCGGACCAGGCGCTTCAGGGCGGCGCGGATGAGGACCTGGGCGGGGCGCTCGTCGAGGTAGTCGAACAGGCCGCCGGCCAGCACCAGGTCGAACGGGCCCGCGTCGGCGGCGAGTTCGGCCGACCTGCGCAGGGCGTTGCCCGGGACGGTGCTGGTGTGGGCTGCGGTGTCCGCCGGGAGATCGGCCAGCGCACGGGTCAGCGCGTCGGGGTCGATGTCGTTGAGCACGATCCGGTCGCCCGGGCGCAGCAGCGCGGGATCGACGCGGCGCAGATCGGCGGCCGCGCCGGAGGCGATCAGCAGGATCCTGCGGGGCGGCCGGGATTGGCCGCCGGCCAGGCATGCCGCTATCAGCGCGGCCTGGTGGGCGATCTTGTTGTGGTGCTGCTGCGCGGCGTCGGAGTGCAGCAGGAAGTCGTCGAACGCCCGCCCCCAGCTGCCTGGTTCGCCGTCCGGGTGCCGCGCGAGCAGGTACTCGATGATCTCGAAGTCACCGGCGTAGCCGCGTGGTTGCTGCTGAGCCCGGTGGACCAGGGCGGAGGCGGACACCACGCCGGCCAGCGGCGCCAGCGCGGTGGCGAGCTCCTGCTCGCTCACCGCGGCCACCTGGGCCTGCCGCACGACGGTGGGGAAGTCGCGCAGCAGGAAGTCGGCGAAGACGGCGTGCGCCTGCTCCTCGCTCAGCTACTGGGCGGCGGGCAGGGCTTGGCAGTAGTGCTGGGCGAAGTCGGACACGCGATCCAGCGCACCATCGGCGCAGGCGAGTTCGGACGTCATGACGGGACCTTCGGTTCGGTGATCACGGACGTGGGGGCCGTGGCATCATCGCGCGCCGGGGGAGGCCCGGTGCACACCGGCCCCCGGTCACGGGGGGCGCAGTACGCCGCTGACCCGGATCAGCCCGAGACGGCCGGTGAACCCGAGCGGAGTTCCTTGAGCAACTCGCGCTCGTCGGCGCAACACCGGTAGCCGAGCCGGCTGTTGACCGCCAGCATCGGGGCGTTCGTGCTGTCGTTGGCGGTGTAGGCGTCGGTGAGACCGGCGGAGCGGGCCCGGTGCAGGGACGCGGCCTTGACGAGCTTGGCCAGGCCGCGGCGCCGGTGGGCGGGGCGGGTGTCGGTGCCGGCCGACCAGTAGCGGGTGGCGCCGTCGGTCTGGGCGAAGGTGAGGGCGGCGGGCTCGCCGTCCACCACGGCCACCGTGCTCAGCCCGTGGTCCAGGTCGGGCCGGGTCCAGCTGGTGTCGTACCACTCCTGGTAGCCCAGCGCGTCCCACGTCAGGTGGCCCGGCTCGTCCTGCGAGGCCTCGTGGAAGAGCCGGTAGACCGGGCGCGGGTCCGCCAGGTAGTCGCCGGCGGTGCGCAGTTCGACGCCGGGCGGCAGCGGTGGCACGGCCGGTAGGGGGCCGGTCAGGTCGAGGTGGTTGAAGTGGCCGGTCCGCCCCGTCCGGTAGCCGTGCCGCTCGCCGAAGGAGAGCGAGGGTGGTTCGTCGTCGGCCCAGCAGCGCACGTGGGTGACGCCCAGGGCGCGCAGGTACGCCTCGCCGGCTCCGGTGACGATGACCACCCTGACCTGCGATTCGTTCTCCATGCCGGCGATCCTCGGACCCTGCCGCCGGCGACAAGGTCAAGGCATCCAGGACACCTCACACGGAGGGTCGGTCCATCGGCTCCAGGTCGTCGAGCGCGAGTGCGTCCGGCCGGGGCACGTGTCCGAAGTCGGGATCGTCGGCCCTGACCGGGAGTTGGTTGATCACCGCCTCCAGGGCCGCCGGGAGCCGGGGCGCCAGGCCGCGGTGGCAGCGGGCCAGGATGTCGCGGCGTACGGCGTCGGGGAGCAGTGGTTGGCTGGCGCGCAGCGGGCGCGGTGGCGTCGGGCGGGCCCGGGCGGCGAGGTCGCGGGACCAGGCCAGCCAGTAGTCCGCGTCGCTCGACTCGCCCAGTCGCAGGTGGTGCAGGTGCAGGCAGTAGGCGGAGGTCCGACTCCCGGAGCCGGCCGCGAAGCGCCACCAGAACTCGGCGCCGTCGACCCGCTCGCTGGCGTAGAGCAGCGCGGCGAACACCTCGGCGCCTTCGGGGTGGATCTGCCGGCTGTTGACCAGCAGGTCCAACCCGCGTGCCGCCTCCGGGGCGTCCAGGACCAGCGCGACGACCAGACCGAGTTCGAAGGCCGCCTGCTCGTGCTCGGAGGGCAGGTTGGCCGGCGCGGCGGTGAGCCGGGCCTGGCGGGCGGTCGCGATCAGCTCCTCGTAGGGGCGGCTGGGAGCAGGGACCGAGAGCGCGGGCTCGCTCTGCGCGCCCCCCTGCGCCGTCGGGTCGGTCGCATCGGGCTCGCAGCCCAGCCACTCGGGCAGCGCCGCCGATCTGGGCCGCCGGGTCACCGCTCGGCCCGCCGATCCGGCAGTTCGCTGATCCCCAGGCGCCGGGCCAGCCGCTCGCGGGCGTGCCGCAGGTTGGAGCGGACGGTCTCCACCGGCCGGTCGAGATAGGCGGCGATCTCCTGGTCGTCCAGGTCGAGTACGTAGCGCAGGATCACCACGTCGCGTTGGCGGTCCGGCAGGGCCAGGATCGCGCTGTACAAGCCGACTTGGTCGGCCTCGCTGCGCAGGCTGTCACCGGCGAGCTCCTTGAACCGGTTGATCACCACGGCGAAGGTGGTGGCCTCGACCGTCAGCTCGTCCTGGTTCCAATCCCATTCGTTCAGCTGGGACTTGAGCAACCGCCAGGCGTAGGCGGCCGGCACCGGATGGCGCAGCGCGTGCTGCCACTGCAGGGCCAGCTCGGCGGTCATCGCCGCCACCACCATCTCGGCGTCGGCACGGTTGCCGATCCTGGTGCGCGCGAAGGCGAGCCAGGCCCGGCTGTGGAGCTCGCAGAACACCTGGTAGGAGAGCCGCAGCCGGGCATTGGCCGGGTTCTCACCGGTGTCGTCCACCGCAGGCCCTCCCGGACGCCCGGGTGTACGGCCGTCCTTGTCCATGGTCATCGGTCCTGCCTTCGTAAGGTTCTCGGCGTTCGGTCAGCGGCGCGGCCGGGCCGCCTCGGGAAGAGTGCGCTGCTCACCTTCGACGACCATCGAACCAGAGTGGGATCGTTCTGGCGCAAGACAAGAACAGTTTGTGATGTTCCGATGATCCCACTACCTGACATGGTGTCATATGCGGCTGGCAAAACTACTCTCGGGTTGTCGGGGTGGCATGGCCGCGAGTGGGTAATCATGGTGCTCGTCCAGTTGTACGGGTGGCGGCGCGCTCACCAAGGATCCGCAAGGATCCGCAAGGATCCGCAAGGATCCGCACGGACCACTGCGGGGCGGCCGTTGGGCGTCCGCGCGGCCATCCGGATCATGAAGGGGGAATCGATGACCGACTACGACGGCGTCAACCTGGAGCTGCACCGGGCGCACTCGGCCCGGATGTACGACTACTTCCTCGGCGGCGTGACCAACTTCGCCGCCGACCGCGAGGCGGCCGGCCAGGTCAAGGCCGTGATGCCCTTCGTGGAGACCACGGCCCGGGTCAACCGCGCCTTCATGCACCGCTCCACCCGGGCGTTGGCCGAGGCCGGCATCGACCAGTTCCTCGACATCGGCACCGGCATCCCCACCTCACCGAACCTTCACGAAATCGCCCAGAGCGTCAACCGCGCGGCCCGGGTGGTGTACGCGGACAACGACCCGATCGTCCTCGCGCACGCCAAGGCGCTGCTGCTCGGCACCCCCGAGGGCCGCACCACGTACGTCCAGGCCGATGTCACCGACCCGGCCGGGCTGCTCGCCTCGCCGGAGCTGCGCGACACCCTCGACTTCACTCGCCCGATAGCGCTCAGCCTCAACGCCCTGCTGCACTTCGTGCCCGACGACCGCGGCACCCACGGGATCGTGGAGCACTTCAGGGGCGCGCTGGTCTCCGGGAGCGCCCTGGTGATGACTCACGTGACGGAGGACTTCGCGCCCACCGAGGTCGCCCGGCTGGTGCAGATATACCGGTCCGCCGGCACCCCGCTGCAGGCCCGCAGCCAGGCGGAGTTCGCCCGGTTCTTCGGTGACTGGGAGCTGGCGGTGCCCGGCATCGTGCCGACCCAGCGCTGGCGGCCGGACGGCGGCGAGGGTGCGTGGGTGAGCGACGAGGAGTCCTCGGTCTACGCGGCGGTGGCGCTCAAGTCCTGAGCGGCGGACCGGTCGTGCGGACCGGCTGTCAGTTGACGGGCCATCAACTGACTTGTCATCAACTGTCCGGCGCCGGACGGCGGGCAGCCGGCGGGCAGCCGGCGCCGGACAGTTGCCTCAGGCGAGGTCGTCCAGCGAGACGAACGGGTCGTGGTGGATCCGGTGCAGCGGCACCCCGCCCCGGGCCAGCACCCGGCCGGCAGTGACGATCATCGGGGCGGGCCCGCTGAGGTAGGCGTCGTGCTGCTGCCAGGGACCGGAGTCGGCCAGCAGCTTGGGCAGGAAGGCGGCGCCGTCGCGCGCCTCCTGGTCGGCCACGGCGGCGCGCACGGTGAGCCAGCGGTGGCGCTGGGACATCCGCAGCAGGTCGTCCAGTCCGTACAGCCCCTCGGCGGTGCGGGCGCCGAGGAACACGTCCACCCGCCGCCGCAGGCCGTTCAGCGCGGCCTGCTCGATCAGCGCGCGGATCGGGGCCAGCCCGGTGCCGCCCGCGACGCAGACGATGTCCCTGGCCGAGGTCGGGTCGAGCACCATGTCGCCCTGCGGCGCGCCCAGTTGCAGCACGTCGCCGACCCTGGCGCGGTGCACCAGGGCGCCGCTGACCCGGCCGCCGGGCACCTCCTGGACGTGGAAGGTGATGGTGCCGTCGGGTCGCGGGGCGTTGGCGGGGGAGAAGTAGCGCCACAGCTTCGGCCACCACGGGGTGGTCAGGCTGGCGTACTGCCCGCCGTCGAACGGGTAGGGCTGGTCGGTCCGCACGGTCAACTCGGCGATGCCGCCGCCGTATCGGTGGTGCCCGACGATCTGGGCCGCCCAGGTGGCCGGGCGGATCAGCGCGTCGGCCTTGGCGGCCTGGTCCATCACCTCGGCGACCGTGGTGTACGCGCGGGTCCAGGCGGCGGCGGTCTCGGCGTTCCAGGCCGGGCCCGCGTAGTGCGCCAGGGTGGCCAGCAAGCACTCACCGACAGCTGCGTAATGTGCGCTCTCGGTGCCGAACTTGCGGTGGTCGCGGCCCAGGTGTTCGCAGAACCTGACCAGGTTGGCGGGGTCGTCCACCAGGTCGACGATCATCAGCAGCGCCCGCAGCAGGCGGTCGTGCTGGACGTCCATGTCGACCGGGAAGAGTTCGCGGACCTGCGGATAGCGGCCGAACAGGGTCGCGTAGAAGAAGCCCGGCAGGTTCGCGGCATGCGGTTCGACCACGGAGAGGCTGGCCCGGATCAGCGCGCTGTCGTTCGCGGCCCGGGCCGCCGACAGGTCGGTCCCGGCAGCCACCGGCGGATGCGCCGATGCGGTCGCGTGTGCCGCCGGTGCGCCCCCGGCGACCGGAGCGGGCCGCTGCGGCGGCACCACGGTGGGCGGAGGCGGCGGTGCCGGCCGTTCGCTCCCCTGAACCGCAGGTTTGTGGGC contains:
- a CDS encoding VOC family protein, translating into MLTTDFVPGSPCWIDLGAPDVAAAGAFYSAVFGWAVESFGPEADGFSFFRVDGKAVGAVGRLTEPGARSAWTVYFSTAELDALAEAVRQAGGIVRVAPAEVGKEGRLAQFTDPQGGRFAAWQASEMAGLELTDAPGSLCWTELYTTDAAAAKQFYGGLFGWQSSDVAMPGGEGTYSLLTPAGLPPERQFGGLLELAPEDLALTGGLPYWHPVFTVADCDATLAKATANGGTLQMGPVDAPGIGRMAICVDPAGADFVLLTPPKE
- a CDS encoding amidase; its protein translation is MDYTEYRSHDATGLAGLVAAGEVSATELLELAIARAEAVNGRLNAIVTPMHEPARSRAGQELTGPFAGVPFLLKDLMQDYAGLPTGSGCRALRDRPAERHSEVVSRWLAAGLVVFGKTNTPEFGAKGITEPEANGPTRNPWDLARTPGGSSGGSAAAVAAGVVPMAGANDGGGSIRIPAACCGLFGLKPGRGLVPAGPLAAEHLMGAATDGVLSRSVRDSAAMLDVLTGTPDPGGPYLTARPAAPYAELARRTPERLRIGFSTRSPLGTEVHPQAVAAVEDAARLLGALGHEVEPAETGIDEYRLALDFLSMWCVQTAHTVAEIRRTTGAGHEGFELDTHLLAAAGRALRAPDYYTTYQRWNTYNRELAAFHTRYDLLLTPTLARPPVRIGELDTPRPVRAVAKVLLRLGLLGTLVGTKAWERAVIANLSATPYTQLANLTGRPAMSVPTYRTPDGLPLGVQFVGPLGSEGTLLALAAQLEAERPWARLAPEL
- a CDS encoding sigma-70 family RNA polymerase sigma factor, whose translation is MDQQEILADRFEAERGPLRAVAFRMLGSAAEAEDAVQEAWLRLSRAEADQIQNLAAWLRTVVSRVCLDLLRSRAARREELVDQPTADRVAEATDGGDPEHEALLLDSVGRALLVVLDRLGPAERVAFVLHDLFAVPFDQIAPIVERTPVAAKKLASRARQRVQGTPAAPPTELARQRRVVEAFLAASRGGDLDTLLALLAPDVVRRADPAALPAGGAQLVRGALEVARGTLVFGRRARFAAVALVDGAVGLVVAPHGRLLLTLTFTTEDDLITGYQVIADPARLRGLELAVLSD
- a CDS encoding FMN-dependent NADH-azoreductase — translated: MTGLLLHVDSSIGTAEESVSRRLTALFAQTWRARHGAADHRYRDLAADPVPLLGPAYGRLGRRVDEHGRVAPAKVAALVEGPAEEREWALTRPLIDEVLAAGTVLLGVPMYNFAIPAGLKAWIDRITFPGAFTDPDSGESRLRGTRVVVVTARGGGYGPGTPREAFDFQTPYLRAYFGSLGVAESNLHFVHAELTRAAALPALAPYRELGAASLTAAQEAVLELAAL
- a CDS encoding class I SAM-dependent methyltransferase — translated: MSEQELATALAPLAGVVSASALVHRAQQQPRGYAGDFEIIEYLLARHPDGEPGSWGRAFDDFLLHSDAAQQHHNKIAHQAALIAACLAGGQSRPPRRILLIASGAAADLRRVDPALLRPGDRIVLNDIDPDALTRALADLPADTAAHTSTVPGNALRRSAELAADAGPFDLVLAGGLFDYLDERPAQVLIRAALKRLVRPGGTFYFSNIATGNPLAVAMKYGANWPLIEREEEDITAVVHAAAHAEVKTLTVRRDATGLTLLAEIERVDQDEA
- a CDS encoding GNAT family N-acetyltransferase → MENESQVRVVIVTGAGEAYLRALGVTHVRCWADDEPPSLSFGERHGYRTGRTGHFNHLDLTGPLPAVPPLPPGVELRTAGDYLADPRPVYRLFHEASQDEPGHLTWDALGYQEWYDTSWTRPDLDHGLSTVAVVDGEPAALTFAQTDGATRYWSAGTDTRPAHRRRGLAKLVKAASLHRARSAGLTDAYTANDSTNAPMLAVNSRLGYRCCADERELLKELRSGSPAVSG
- a CDS encoding RNA polymerase sigma factor; this translates as MDDTGENPANARLRLSYQVFCELHSRAWLAFARTRIGNRADAEMVVAAMTAELALQWQHALRHPVPAAYAWRLLKSQLNEWDWNQDELTVEATTFAVVINRFKELAGDSLRSEADQVGLYSAILALPDRQRDVVILRYVLDLDDQEIAAYLDRPVETVRSNLRHARERLARRLGISELPDRRAER
- a CDS encoding SAM-dependent methyltransferase → MTDYDGVNLELHRAHSARMYDYFLGGVTNFAADREAAGQVKAVMPFVETTARVNRAFMHRSTRALAEAGIDQFLDIGTGIPTSPNLHEIAQSVNRAARVVYADNDPIVLAHAKALLLGTPEGRTTYVQADVTDPAGLLASPELRDTLDFTRPIALSLNALLHFVPDDRGTHGIVEHFRGALVSGSALVMTHVTEDFAPTEVARLVQIYRSAGTPLQARSQAEFARFFGDWELAVPGIVPTQRWRPDGGEGAWVSDEESSVYAAVALKS
- a CDS encoding globin domain-containing protein is translated as MAAGTDLSAARAANDSALIRASLSVVEPHAANLPGFFYATLFGRYPQVRELFPVDMDVQHDRLLRALLMIVDLVDDPANLVRFCEHLGRDHRKFGTESAHYAAVGECLLATLAHYAGPAWNAETAAAWTRAYTTVAEVMDQAAKADALIRPATWAAQIVGHHRYGGGIAELTVRTDQPYPFDGGQYASLTTPWWPKLWRYFSPANAPRPDGTITFHVQEVPGGRVSGALVHRARVGDVLQLGAPQGDMVLDPTSARDIVCVAGGTGLAPIRALIEQAALNGLRRRVDVFLGARTAEGLYGLDDLLRMSQRHRWLTVRAAVADQEARDGAAFLPKLLADSGPWQQHDAYLSGPAPMIVTAGRVLARGGVPLHRIHHDPFVSLDDLA